A genome region from Crossiella equi includes the following:
- a CDS encoding inorganic diphosphatase, whose product MEFDVTIEIPKGVRNKYEMDHETGRIRLDRTLFTATQYPADYGFVDNTLGEDGDPLDALVLVQEPTFPGCLIRCRTIGMFRMTDEKGGDDKLLCVPAEDPRSEHLRDIHHLAEYHRLEIQHFFEVYKDLEPGKSVEGATWVGRTEAEAEVVRSYERLKNADGHH is encoded by the coding sequence GTGGAGTTCGACGTCACCATCGAGATCCCCAAGGGTGTGCGGAACAAGTACGAGATGGACCACGAGACTGGTCGCATCCGGCTGGACCGCACCCTGTTCACCGCCACCCAGTACCCGGCGGACTACGGGTTCGTGGACAACACGCTCGGCGAGGACGGCGACCCGCTGGACGCCCTGGTGCTCGTGCAGGAGCCGACCTTCCCCGGCTGCCTCATCCGCTGCCGCACCATCGGCATGTTCCGCATGACCGACGAGAAGGGCGGCGACGACAAGCTGCTCTGCGTCCCGGCTGAGGACCCGCGGTCGGAGCACCTCCGCGACATCCACCACCTCGCCGAGTACCACCGCCTGGAGATCCAGCACTTCTTCGAGGTCTACAAGGACCTCGAGCCGGGCAAGAGCGTGGAGGGCGCCACCTGGGTCGGCCGCACCGAGGCCGAGGCCGAGGTCGTCCGCTCCTACGAGCGCCTCAAGAACGCCGACGGCCACCACTGA